A region from the Rheinheimera mangrovi genome encodes:
- a CDS encoding YejL family protein, whose amino-acid sequence MPIVSKYSTDQIEKIVNTLLEQLRSEDATTELSLMCLGNTISHIINTSVPAAQRMDVVTHFGQALKDAVNSKKQ is encoded by the coding sequence ATGCCTATTGTATCAAAGTATTCGACCGACCAAATTGAAAAGATCGTTAACACTCTGCTTGAGCAATTACGCTCAGAGGATGCCACCACAGAATTGAGTCTGATGTGTTTAGGCAATACCATCAGTCATATTATTAATACCAGTGTCCCAGCTGCGCAGCGTATGGATGTAGTCACTCATTTTGGTCAGGCGCTCAAAGACGCCGTCAACAGCAAGAAACAATAA
- the yejK gene encoding nucleoid-associated protein YejK, which translates to MSVDVLHLAINFIESTESEQLQAQFRQELVPVSQSVAHLIEQLHLAYNGKPAKGYATFSDDLQDRMALPLAQWQAQERSFLQLAEQATSQLVVQLVQHQIQETGYFMLCHYRYLATEYVLVTLLGSKDHFSVTPELLLSTDQHLDIARMQLAARIDLTEYQTSPEQNKYISFIRGRAGRKVADFFLDFLGCAEGMVAKEQSKVVLASVEEYLSASDYDASEKSAVRKQVYEYCEEQTKQGLDVHLQELSATIDSSDARAFTDYCAEQNIEVPEQFPVDVKELKTLVKFSGAGGGVSISFEQKHLGERIRYDMDKDLLIIQGVPPNLKDQLQRFLKGFSSFDNKG; encoded by the coding sequence ATGTCCGTTGATGTGTTGCATCTGGCAATAAATTTTATCGAAAGTACTGAAAGTGAGCAGTTGCAGGCGCAATTTCGTCAGGAGTTGGTGCCGGTCTCCCAATCTGTAGCGCATTTAATTGAACAATTGCACCTGGCCTACAACGGCAAACCTGCCAAAGGTTATGCCACCTTTTCTGACGATTTACAGGACAGAATGGCGCTGCCTTTAGCGCAGTGGCAAGCGCAGGAACGCAGCTTTTTACAATTGGCAGAACAAGCGACCAGTCAACTTGTAGTGCAACTGGTACAGCATCAAATTCAGGAAACCGGCTATTTTATGCTCTGTCACTATCGTTATCTGGCGACAGAGTATGTGCTGGTAACTTTATTAGGCAGTAAAGATCACTTTAGTGTGACGCCGGAGTTATTACTTTCCACCGATCAGCATCTGGATATAGCCCGGATGCAACTGGCGGCCCGTATCGATTTAACTGAATACCAAACCAGCCCGGAGCAAAATAAATACATTTCCTTTATTCGTGGCCGGGCAGGGCGCAAAGTCGCCGACTTTTTCCTCGACTTCTTAGGTTGTGCCGAAGGCATGGTCGCCAAAGAGCAAAGCAAAGTGGTGCTGGCTTCTGTCGAAGAGTATTTATCTGCCTCTGATTACGATGCCAGCGAAAAGTCGGCAGTGCGTAAACAAGTTTATGAATACTGCGAAGAGCAAACCAAACAAGGCCTGGATGTGCATTTGCAGGAACTGTCGGCCACTATAGACAGCAGCGACGCCCGTGCTTTTACCGATTACTGTGCAGAGCAAAATATTGAAGTGCCGGAACAGTTCCCTGTGGATGTAAAAGAGTTAAAAACGCTAGTGAAGTTTTCAGGCGCTGGTGGCGGGGTCAGTATCAGCTTTGAGCAAAAGCATTTGGGCGAACGTATTCGCTACGATATGGACAAAGATTTGCTGATTATTCAGGGCGTGCCACCGAACTTAAAAGACCAGCTGCAACGCTTTTTAAAAGGTTTTTCCAGCTTTGATAACAAAGGCTAA
- a CDS encoding M15 family metallopeptidase — protein MNIAKLLTGFDETALVELEQRHRLLPQVKAAYLQMQQAAAADGIELALVSSYRSFAQQARIWTAKYTGQRPVYNKAQQQVDIRQLDGFAKIEAILLYSALPGASRHHWGTDLDVFDKAPVAADYQVQLLDAEYQPGGPFYALDQWLNQHAASFGFFRPYQRDQGGVAKEAWHLSYRPLAEDYLNAFVEAMLTDAITQSELPDKTLLLQHIPMIYQRYICNICKD, from the coding sequence ATGAATATAGCTAAGCTTCTGACTGGTTTTGATGAAACTGCTCTGGTTGAACTGGAGCAGCGGCATCGTTTACTGCCACAAGTCAAAGCTGCTTATCTGCAGATGCAACAGGCTGCTGCTGCCGATGGTATTGAATTGGCCCTGGTCTCTTCCTATCGCTCTTTTGCTCAGCAAGCGCGAATTTGGACGGCGAAGTACACAGGCCAACGCCCTGTCTATAACAAGGCACAGCAACAAGTCGATATACGTCAGTTAGATGGCTTTGCTAAAATTGAAGCGATTTTATTGTATTCTGCTTTGCCTGGTGCCAGCCGCCATCATTGGGGCACCGATCTCGATGTTTTTGACAAAGCCCCTGTAGCAGCAGATTATCAGGTGCAGTTACTGGATGCTGAATATCAGCCCGGTGGGCCTTTTTACGCTTTGGATCAATGGCTAAACCAGCATGCTGCAAGCTTTGGTTTTTTCCGGCCTTATCAACGCGATCAAGGTGGTGTGGCAAAAGAAGCCTGGCATTTAAGTTACCGTCCTTTGGCAGAAGACTATTTAAACGCCTTTGTCGAGGCTATGCTGACTGACGCCATAACACAAAGTGAATTACCGGATAAAACCCTGCTACTTCAGCATATACCTATGATTTATCAGCGTTATATTTGCAACATTTGTAAGGACTAA
- the dapE gene encoding succinyl-diaminopimelate desuccinylase — protein sequence MSTAVLDLTKDLISRQSVTPEDAGCQQLMAKRLEALGFTIESMFFEDTLNLWARRGQGKPLFCFAGHTDVVPTGPLEQWTSPPFEPQIRDGMLYGRGTADMKGSLAAMVVATERFLATNPELTGDIAFLITSDEEGPFINGTKRVIEVLESRQEKIKWCLVGEPSSTKSLGDVIKNGRRGSLTGYLTVKGVQGHVAYPHLVDNPIHKAAPALAELAQTVWDQGNAYFPATSFQISNIHAGTGATNVVPGDVQLTFNFRYSTEVTAEQLQQRVLAILEKHGLNYSIDWILNGLPFLTDSGELVAAAVHAVQQVKGYAPSLETTGGTSDGRFIAPTGAQVLELGPCNGTIHKINECVAVADLEPLADMYQQILQQLVAK from the coding sequence ATGAGCACAGCCGTACTTGACCTGACCAAAGATTTAATCAGCCGCCAGTCGGTGACGCCTGAAGACGCCGGTTGCCAGCAACTGATGGCAAAACGCCTTGAGGCTTTGGGTTTTACTATTGAGTCGATGTTTTTTGAAGACACCTTAAATTTATGGGCTCGCAGAGGTCAGGGTAAACCCTTATTCTGCTTTGCCGGTCATACTGACGTAGTGCCAACAGGCCCTCTGGAGCAATGGACTAGCCCGCCATTTGAACCCCAAATACGTGATGGCATGCTCTACGGTCGCGGTACTGCTGATATGAAAGGCAGTCTGGCTGCTATGGTGGTGGCAACAGAGCGTTTTCTGGCTACAAATCCTGAATTAACAGGTGACATCGCATTTTTAATCACCAGCGATGAAGAAGGCCCTTTTATTAATGGCACCAAGCGTGTGATTGAAGTACTGGAAAGTCGTCAGGAGAAAATCAAATGGTGTTTAGTCGGCGAGCCATCCAGCACAAAAAGTCTGGGCGATGTGATTAAAAATGGCCGTCGCGGTTCTTTAACGGGTTATCTGACCGTCAAAGGGGTTCAGGGTCATGTGGCTTACCCACATCTGGTAGATAATCCTATTCACAAGGCAGCACCTGCACTGGCCGAATTAGCCCAGACCGTCTGGGATCAAGGCAACGCGTATTTCCCCGCCACCAGCTTTCAGATTTCGAATATTCATGCGGGTACTGGCGCTACCAACGTGGTACCAGGTGATGTGCAGCTAACCTTTAATTTCCGTTACAGCACTGAAGTTACAGCAGAACAGTTACAGCAACGGGTACTGGCCATTTTAGAAAAACATGGGCTGAACTACAGCATCGACTGGATCCTCAATGGTCTGCCGTTTCTGACCGACAGTGGTGAGTTGGTGGCTGCTGCTGTGCATGCAGTGCAACAAGTCAAAGGTTATGCGCCATCATTGGAGACGACTGGTGGTACATCGGATGGTCGTTTTATTGCGCCTACAGGTGCTCAGGTGCTGGAATTAGGGCCTTGTAATGGCACCATTCATAAAATCAACGAATGTGTGGCAGTGGCTGATTTAGAGCCTTTAGCTGATATGTACCAGCAGATCCTGCAACAACTGGTTGCCAAATGA
- a CDS encoding ArsC family reductase, translating into MTRIYGIKNCDTIKKARKFLEQKQLPHQYIDYRQDGITAELLAEFMQQLSWQELLNTKGTTYRALPDADKQDMTADKAVQLMLAQPAMIKRPVLEHNGKFYLGFSEKQYQTLFGLSA; encoded by the coding sequence ATGACCCGCATTTATGGCATTAAAAATTGTGACACGATAAAAAAAGCCCGCAAATTTCTGGAACAGAAGCAACTGCCTCACCAGTATATTGACTATCGTCAGGACGGCATCACTGCAGAACTCTTAGCAGAATTTATGCAGCAACTTAGCTGGCAAGAATTGCTCAACACCAAAGGCACCACCTACAGAGCGTTGCCGGATGCGGACAAACAAGACATGACCGCAGACAAAGCCGTCCAGCTGATGCTGGCGCAACCTGCGATGATCAAAAGACCCGTACTTGAGCACAACGGCAAGTTTTATCTTGGTTTTTCAGAAAAACAGTATCAGACATTATTTGGACTATCCGCATGA
- a CDS encoding PTS sugar transporter subunit IIA: MFSPFSLLHWHTSLDPQLKLRIRSPVDAFSHDRMASSDALMASGLQGDGLWLELRGTTLYSPFSGVFSRKNQTGQYIQFTHPSGLRLVLDFPMYCQNKHGVGFHWLVNEQANVQAGQALLHYDKALLSQPGHSFGLFLRLMPHPKIHSIHCRSGYHQALQDDLLAIQLLNA; the protein is encoded by the coding sequence ATGTTTAGCCCTTTTAGTTTGTTGCACTGGCACACCAGCCTTGATCCGCAATTAAAGCTGAGGATCAGGAGTCCGGTTGACGCATTCAGCCACGACCGTATGGCTAGCAGTGATGCCCTCATGGCCTCTGGTTTACAGGGGGATGGGCTTTGGCTTGAATTGCGGGGCACAACCTTATACAGCCCTTTCAGCGGCGTGTTTAGCAGGAAAAATCAGACTGGTCAGTATATTCAGTTTACTCATCCGAGTGGATTAAGGCTGGTACTGGATTTTCCGATGTATTGTCAGAATAAACATGGGGTAGGTTTTCACTGGCTGGTGAACGAGCAAGCCAATGTGCAGGCGGGACAAGCCTTGCTGCATTACGATAAAGCACTGCTGAGTCAACCAGGCCACAGCTTTGGCTTGTTTTTACGCCTAATGCCTCACCCTAAAATTCATAGTATTCATTGCCGTTCAGGTTATCATCAGGCGCTACAGGATGACTTGTTGGCTATTCAATTGCTTAACGCTTAG
- the yfbV gene encoding terminus macrodomain insulation protein YfbV, with amino-acid sequence MSAMFLTLKAGLQYSRDWPVVPQLNSIFPENKIIRMTLFAQKTLPAVAVVGAFMQFNQLGASQLPLILTMMLFILSMPFQGWYWLGKRAQTELPPSLSSWYSEIKQKMQAQGLQTQNPQHKLRYADLAVLLKQAFGQLDKTFLRDWL; translated from the coding sequence ATGTCAGCTATGTTTTTGACACTCAAAGCTGGGCTGCAGTACAGCCGTGACTGGCCTGTTGTACCTCAACTCAATTCCATTTTCCCGGAAAATAAAATTATTCGCATGACTTTGTTTGCGCAAAAAACGCTACCTGCAGTTGCTGTGGTTGGTGCATTCATGCAATTTAATCAGCTGGGTGCCTCACAACTACCTCTGATCCTTACGATGATGCTGTTTATCTTATCTATGCCATTTCAGGGCTGGTACTGGCTGGGTAAAAGAGCTCAGACTGAATTACCTCCCAGTCTGAGCAGCTGGTATAGCGAAATTAAGCAGAAAATGCAGGCGCAGGGGTTACAAACTCAAAACCCGCAGCATAAGCTGCGTTATGCTGATCTAGCTGTGCTGTTAAAACAAGCCTTTGGGCAACTCGACAAAACCTTCCTTCGCGACTGGCTGTAA
- a CDS encoding energy-coupling factor ABC transporter permease has product MLAAFCLLLIAAFLFGRDFWQELQYKAVPWPVAGASVCVLALLWQTDATVLDALSIHFLALTSLVLLFGLRLSCLLFVLVMVLQWLMTTHSLDQLLWTLLCGWLVLALNYAVYLLCFHYLQRQLFVYLFVGAFLNSALGLVVFMLLQAWLQADHYSSDQLYEGYLIFIPLAALPEALLNGMAMTLLVIYKPEWVYTFYQRIYLSGK; this is encoded by the coding sequence ATGTTAGCTGCGTTTTGCCTGTTGCTGATTGCGGCTTTCTTATTCGGCCGCGACTTTTGGCAAGAACTGCAGTACAAAGCTGTGCCCTGGCCTGTAGCTGGGGCCAGTGTCTGTGTGTTGGCCTTGTTGTGGCAAACCGATGCAACAGTGCTGGACGCTCTCTCCATCCATTTTCTGGCATTGACCAGTTTAGTACTGCTGTTTGGTTTACGACTAAGTTGCCTTCTTTTTGTGCTGGTGATGGTACTGCAATGGCTGATGACCACTCACTCTCTTGATCAACTGCTCTGGACTTTACTGTGTGGCTGGTTGGTACTAGCGCTGAACTACGCCGTTTACTTATTGTGTTTTCATTACCTGCAGCGACAATTATTTGTCTATCTCTTTGTCGGCGCCTTTTTAAACAGTGCTCTGGGTCTGGTCGTCTTTATGCTATTGCAAGCCTGGCTTCAGGCTGATCATTACAGTTCAGATCAGCTGTATGAAGGCTATCTGATCTTTATTCCGCTGGCCGCTTTACCTGAAGCCTTGCTCAATGGCATGGCCATGACTTTGCTGGTGATTTACAAACCAGAGTGGGTCTACACTTTTTATCAGCGGATTTATTTGTCCGGTAAATAA
- the xthA gene encoding exodeoxyribonuclease III, with protein sequence MKIISFNINGLRARPHQIEALLAKHSPDFVGLQEIKVHDDEFPLEEMQKFGYHLYYFGQKGHYGVAILSKKPALSMLYGFPTDAPDAQRRMLIGTFALENGKTLTLLNGYFPQGENRSHETKFPAKQKFYADLQQYLINHHSPDDYVAVIGDINISPEDLDIGIGEANAKRWLKEGKCSFLPEEREMLATLKGWGLIDTFRALHPQATEKYSWFDYRSKGFDDNRGLRIDVVMATPPLAALCTESDVDYELRASERPSDHAPVWSSFDLS encoded by the coding sequence ATGAAAATTATCTCTTTTAATATAAATGGCTTACGCGCCAGACCCCATCAAATCGAAGCTTTGCTGGCTAAACATTCTCCTGATTTTGTCGGTTTGCAGGAAATTAAAGTTCATGATGATGAATTCCCGCTCGAGGAGATGCAAAAATTTGGTTACCACTTGTATTACTTTGGTCAAAAAGGCCATTACGGCGTAGCTATTCTGAGTAAAAAGCCTGCATTGTCGATGTTATACGGTTTTCCAACAGATGCACCAGATGCTCAGCGCCGCATGCTGATAGGCACTTTTGCTCTGGAAAACGGCAAAACCCTGACTTTATTAAACGGCTATTTCCCACAAGGGGAAAACCGTAGTCACGAAACCAAGTTTCCGGCCAAACAAAAGTTTTATGCTGACTTGCAGCAGTATTTAATCAACCACCACAGCCCTGACGATTATGTGGCAGTCATTGGTGACATTAATATTTCCCCTGAAGACTTAGATATAGGCATTGGTGAAGCAAACGCCAAACGCTGGTTAAAAGAAGGCAAATGCTCATTTTTACCTGAAGAACGTGAAATGTTAGCCACTTTAAAAGGCTGGGGCTTAATCGACACTTTCCGAGCTTTACATCCACAAGCTACTGAAAAATATAGTTGGTTTGATTACCGTTCTAAAGGTTTTGATGACAACAGAGGCCTACGTATCGATGTTGTGATGGCGACGCCCCCACTTGCAGCCTTATGCACAGAAAGTGACGTAGATTATGAACTACGCGCATCAGAGCGTCCTTCGGATCACGCTCCTGTCTGGTCAAGCTTTGATCTCAGCTAA
- a CDS encoding M48 family metallopeptidase, translating into MSSELPAYQLKFSAKRRSIQLKIQSGQLWVCAPTGCDLQFIQQLIQQKKGWIDKHLSQQQQPVEVAWLEQRQIPLFDDKLQLKIVQDSVNQFSLDGDCLWLQLSSRNKAQSQQKWIEKLVTEFYLQQAQQWFELQVQRQQQRMALQSREVRVCNFKAKWGSCDSAGVLSFNWRLLMAPAWVAQYVVVHELAHLVHMNHSKSFWTLVGRFNSDAAKARLWLKQNQHWMKL; encoded by the coding sequence GTGAGTTCTGAGTTACCTGCCTATCAGTTAAAGTTTTCCGCCAAAAGGCGCAGTATTCAGCTGAAAATTCAGTCAGGCCAGCTTTGGGTTTGTGCGCCTACAGGTTGCGATCTGCAATTTATTCAACAGCTTATTCAGCAGAAAAAAGGCTGGATAGACAAACATCTGAGTCAGCAGCAGCAACCCGTCGAAGTGGCTTGGCTGGAACAACGCCAAATTCCATTGTTTGACGATAAATTGCAACTGAAAATAGTGCAGGATTCGGTCAATCAATTTAGTCTGGATGGCGATTGTTTATGGCTGCAGCTGTCGAGCCGTAACAAAGCACAAAGCCAGCAGAAATGGATAGAAAAGCTGGTGACCGAATTCTATCTGCAGCAGGCACAGCAATGGTTTGAATTGCAGGTACAACGGCAACAGCAGCGAATGGCGCTGCAAAGCCGCGAAGTGCGGGTGTGTAATTTTAAAGCCAAGTGGGGCAGTTGTGATTCAGCTGGGGTGCTGAGTTTTAACTGGCGTTTATTGATGGCACCTGCCTGGGTGGCTCAATATGTAGTGGTGCACGAACTGGCGCATCTGGTGCATATGAACCACAGCAAAAGCTTCTGGACTTTAGTTGGTAGGTTTAACAGCGATGCGGCTAAAGCCCGGCTCTGGCTGAAGCAAAACCAACACTGGATGAAGTTATAG
- the deoC gene encoding deoxyribose-phosphate aldolase has protein sequence MTNPLRIQQLMKLVDLTRLNDQDDAAGMQQWLEQDLANAAVWPAAVCVYPQYLTQVQTFLKQHQAAVKLATVVNFPSGALPLAEVLEQIKAALAAGADEIDCVLPYQTLLLGHTEQVREFLAAVRQATEGVCLKIIIESGELVTCQQISKATELVVESGADFVKSSTGKVKVGVTEEAARIMLAVIAASERPVGFKASGGVRSVDFALKLVSLFEQLTGEVATAQHMRLGASALLNDLSKQLDY, from the coding sequence ATGACAAACCCTCTGCGTATACAGCAGCTGATGAAGCTGGTGGATTTAACCCGTTTAAATGATCAGGATGACGCTGCTGGCATGCAGCAATGGCTGGAACAGGATTTAGCCAATGCGGCGGTGTGGCCTGCGGCAGTTTGTGTTTATCCACAGTATCTGACCCAAGTGCAAACTTTTCTAAAGCAGCACCAGGCGGCTGTAAAGCTGGCGACTGTCGTGAATTTTCCCTCTGGAGCTTTGCCTCTTGCAGAGGTGCTGGAACAGATCAAAGCCGCGCTGGCCGCTGGTGCTGATGAAATTGACTGTGTGTTGCCTTATCAGACCTTATTGTTGGGTCATACGGAGCAAGTGCGTGAGTTTTTAGCCGCAGTGCGTCAGGCTACAGAGGGTGTTTGTTTAAAAATTATTATTGAGTCCGGTGAACTGGTCACTTGTCAGCAGATCAGCAAAGCCACTGAACTGGTAGTGGAGTCGGGTGCTGATTTCGTAAAATCCTCCACAGGCAAAGTCAAAGTGGGGGTGACTGAAGAAGCTGCCCGTATTATGTTGGCTGTGATCGCTGCATCTGAGCGTCCTGTAGGCTTCAAAGCCTCTGGTGGCGTGCGTTCTGTCGACTTTGCATTAAAACTGGTCAGCCTGTTTGAACAACTAACAGGTGAAGTGGCCACAGCCCAGCATATGCGTTTGGGCGCCAGTGCCTTATTAAACGATTTAAGCAAGCAACTGGATTACTAA
- a CDS encoding tetratricopeptide repeat-containing response regulator produces MSYKTLENLRVLIVDDQRPFQLLLKGILYSMGATNIAFVMTGEQALWKCMHGSYDVLFVDYNLGSGKNGRQLLEDLREKKLLPPGAVYMIVTGENHVPMVVGAIEAEPDDYIIKPFSQSVLRTRLVKIQNKKKQLAPIYQAMFDEQPELVIEACKQEREQASRYHSLCGRIQAETHLKLKQYQEAEALLAETLAFSRTNWALLLQARLCFEQERYDESLELCNEAIDTNRYFAEAYDLKARNLVAQGLLAEAMTVITQAIVISPFSVSRQNLLMDIARDMGDLASLVQASKQIYEITRRSARQEVVHLLNYIRTVIDAASRSEELNQRNKYQQEALMAIHRAKREDTVIRDFDFDLFETLCQARLESLSGQQYLAKKTFATVSDRVSTQMNPEINPENPDELPPIPHCAADAVLLLNQIGEFEQASALTQQLQNLSGAIDPILEKLFSEQQSRSLSRQTSFNELNKQGIQFYKDSNYEQALISFEQALEVAPMNTGSALNYIQTAIQMMADPKRKKPLELAEKCRKTFRIVDNMPLPEHHRVRHQELLQQFNKLKEEKRYSR; encoded by the coding sequence ATGTCGTACAAAACTCTCGAAAATCTTCGAGTCCTTATTGTTGATGACCAACGCCCCTTCCAGTTATTGCTCAAAGGCATACTGTACTCTATGGGAGCAACCAATATTGCCTTTGTGATGACTGGCGAGCAGGCTCTATGGAAATGCATGCATGGTTCATATGACGTGTTATTTGTCGACTATAACCTAGGGTCAGGCAAAAACGGTCGTCAGTTATTAGAAGATTTACGCGAGAAAAAACTGCTTCCCCCCGGTGCTGTTTATATGATTGTGACCGGAGAAAATCACGTACCTATGGTCGTAGGTGCAATCGAAGCGGAACCTGATGACTACATAATTAAACCTTTTTCACAAAGCGTATTACGCACCCGCCTGGTTAAAATTCAGAATAAGAAAAAGCAACTCGCACCTATTTATCAAGCCATGTTTGATGAACAACCTGAACTGGTTATTGAAGCCTGTAAGCAGGAGCGAGAACAAGCTAGCCGCTATCATTCTTTATGCGGCCGCATTCAGGCAGAAACTCACTTAAAACTAAAACAGTATCAGGAAGCTGAAGCCTTGCTTGCAGAAACTCTGGCATTCAGCCGTACCAACTGGGCCTTATTACTGCAAGCCCGTTTGTGTTTTGAGCAAGAACGTTATGATGAAAGTCTGGAACTCTGCAATGAGGCCATTGATACCAACAGGTACTTTGCTGAAGCCTATGATTTGAAAGCCCGTAATTTAGTTGCTCAGGGTTTATTAGCAGAAGCGATGACAGTGATCACTCAGGCCATTGTTATTTCTCCGTTCTCAGTCAGTCGACAAAACCTGCTAATGGATATAGCCAGAGATATGGGCGATTTGGCCAGTCTGGTGCAGGCCAGTAAACAAATTTACGAAATAACCCGACGCTCAGCACGTCAGGAAGTCGTTCATCTGCTGAACTATATCCGCACAGTGATAGATGCAGCATCGCGTTCTGAAGAACTGAATCAGCGCAATAAGTACCAGCAAGAAGCGTTAATGGCTATTCACAGAGCCAAACGTGAAGATACAGTCATTCGTGATTTTGACTTTGATTTGTTTGAAACCTTGTGTCAGGCTCGTCTGGAATCTTTAAGTGGCCAACAGTATCTGGCGAAAAAAACCTTTGCCACAGTGTCTGATCGCGTTTCCACACAAATGAACCCAGAGATCAATCCGGAAAATCCGGACGAACTGCCACCAATTCCTCATTGCGCCGCGGATGCGGTGTTATTGCTGAACCAAATTGGCGAGTTTGAACAAGCATCAGCCTTAACACAACAATTGCAGAATTTATCTGGCGCTATTGACCCTATACTTGAAAAACTATTCAGCGAGCAACAAAGCCGTTCATTAAGTCGCCAGACTAGCTTTAATGAATTAAACAAACAAGGTATTCAATTCTACAAAGATAGCAACTACGAACAGGCCTTAATCAGTTTTGAGCAAGCGCTGGAAGTTGCACCAATGAATACAGGCAGCGCGCTGAACTATATCCAGACTGCAATACAGATGATGGCTGATCCAAAACGGAAAAAACCATTGGAGTTGGCAGAGAAATGCCGCAAAACCTTCAGAATTGTTGACAATATGCCGTTGCCGGAACACCACAGAGTGCGTCATCAGGAATTATTGCAGCAGTTTAATAAACTCAAAGAAGAAAAACGTTACAGCCGCTAA
- a CDS encoding VC2046/SO_2500 family protein: MLINEWQTGIRLNEAIQQHRLSDFSLWLAFLSPAVEEFAQFYTPDTQSARFQPDLYQQLGIQQARPFSFLPEDEAQLKQQATAFQQGGAVALHLMQCLQGAPLVMEDNKQKLPDEVKSGLSLHARRHLVQQKPEMMVADPTALYEILNQLHA, from the coding sequence ATGCTGATTAATGAGTGGCAAACCGGTATTCGGTTAAATGAGGCGATACAGCAGCACCGGCTGAGTGATTTCTCACTCTGGCTGGCATTTTTATCACCTGCAGTTGAGGAATTTGCTCAGTTTTATACGCCGGATACCCAAAGCGCCAGATTTCAGCCTGATTTGTATCAACAGTTGGGCATACAGCAAGCGCGACCCTTTTCATTTTTACCTGAAGATGAAGCGCAATTAAAGCAGCAAGCCACAGCTTTTCAGCAAGGTGGTGCCGTTGCTTTGCATTTAATGCAGTGCCTGCAAGGCGCGCCATTGGTGATGGAAGATAATAAGCAGAAGCTGCCGGATGAAGTGAAATCGGGTTTAAGTTTGCATGCAAGACGTCATCTGGTTCAGCAAAAACCAGAGATGATGGTGGCTGATCCTACCGCTTTGTATGAGATTTTAAATCAGCTGCACGCCTGA
- a CDS encoding YchJ family protein yields MSFPCYCGSGKSFAACCEPLICGQAFAQNPQQLMRSRYSAYCHHDKNPQCYHYILQTYHSKARAEHHLADIADFAKAVRFIGLKIIDDAKLTADQVHFVASYLVGDKLEVLDEVSDFQLEQGHWMYCSGVLTEHAATRLSRNDACPCGSGLKFKKCQHQR; encoded by the coding sequence TTGTCTTTTCCATGTTATTGCGGTTCTGGTAAAAGTTTTGCCGCCTGTTGTGAGCCGCTGATTTGTGGTCAGGCTTTTGCACAAAACCCACAACAACTGATGCGGTCGCGTTATAGCGCCTATTGCCATCATGATAAGAATCCTCAGTGTTACCATTACATTTTGCAGACCTATCATTCAAAAGCGCGGGCTGAGCATCATCTGGCAGACATAGCAGACTTCGCCAAAGCGGTACGTTTTATTGGCCTGAAGATTATTGACGATGCGAAGTTAACGGCTGATCAGGTGCATTTTGTTGCCTCTTATCTTGTCGGCGATAAGCTGGAAGTATTGGATGAAGTGTCGGATTTTCAGCTGGAGCAAGGCCACTGGATGTATTGCAGTGGTGTATTAACAGAGCATGCTGCGACCCGGCTATCCCGCAATGATGCCTGCCCTTGTGGCAGCGGACTTAAATTTAAAAAATGTCAGCACCAAAGGTAA
- a CDS encoding cell division inhibitor SulA yields the protein MLNLNKAVHVYPSVGQNQLQHKTGQTAFYQKLQVTAGQLALPELLFIIQQHQQQSGWVLLLAPNQLPDKSTFSGFDLDMSKVLVIQQKQISNIHSVLSDALSSSTCSAVVVWQDQFSESSLQHYQQLAEQHQTCFYQLSSDRAQAPTTNQRIAVSH from the coding sequence ATGTTGAATTTAAATAAAGCAGTTCACGTCTACCCTTCAGTTGGCCAAAACCAGTTACAGCATAAAACCGGTCAAACCGCGTTTTATCAAAAATTGCAGGTGACTGCCGGCCAGCTGGCTTTGCCTGAATTGCTGTTTATTATTCAGCAGCACCAACAACAATCTGGCTGGGTGTTGTTACTGGCACCAAACCAACTGCCAGATAAATCGACCTTCAGTGGCTTTGATTTAGACATGTCCAAAGTGCTGGTGATCCAGCAAAAACAGATTAGCAACATTCATAGCGTACTAAGTGACGCATTAAGCAGCAGTACCTGCAGTGCTGTTGTCGTCTGGCAGGATCAGTTCAGTGAAAGCTCATTGCAACATTACCAACAACTGGCTGAGCAGCATCAAACCTGTTTTTATCAGCTAAGTAGCGACAGAGCACAAGCTCCGACAACAAACCAGCGTATTGCGGTAAGTCACTAA